The Garciella nitratireducens DSM 15102 region TATGATTTCCCATTTTTGAAATTTGAACCATTTCCTCATCTTCTGTTAAAATTTTACTAATTTCGTTTAGAGTTCTTCCTGGGATAACTTCAGAAATAAAATAATTTTCATGATTGGAAGTTTTTCCTTTTCTTAAAGCTAATCTGTAACCATCCAAAGCTACCAAACTAATTTGATCTTCTTTTATTTCCATTAAAGCTCCTGTAAGAATAGGACGTGTTTCTTCTACAGCTACTGAAAAAATTGTTTGTCGAATCATATGTTTTAATAGATCTTGAGGAATTTCTATTTTTTGTTGATTATTTACTTCAGGTAATTCAGGAAAATCTAAACCACTTTGCCCTTGAATCACAAATTCTGAACTTGCACATTGAATCCATGTTCTATTATTTTCATCTGTTTTTATTTCTACAGAAGCATCTGGTAATTTTCGAATTAAATCTACAATAATTTTGGAAGAAAGTACTACAGAACCTTCTTCCAAAATTTCTCCTTCTATGTAACTTTCGATTCCTATTTCTAAATCTGTAGCCACTAATTTTATTTTTTTTTCCTCTACCTCTATTAAAATCCCTTCTAAAATAGGAAGAGAGGATCTCGAAGATACTGCTTTTTGTACTGTTAAAAATCCATTTAACAAATTATTTTTGGAACAAATAATTCTCATTTGTGGATAACCTCCTTTTTAAGAAAAATATATAAATATAAAATATTTTAGTAGCAGTAGTAGTAGGGGATGTTTATTTGTGGATAAGTCTCTATAGAGGGGGATTATTATGAAAAATGAATGTGCATAATTTGTGATCAAGTAAAAACAAATTATCCACATTAAGAACCTAAAAAAAATTTAATGAATTATCCACATTTTATTCTCAGATTTATAAACAATTCTTGAATCTAATAATATAACTAAAAACATTCTTTTATTATTTATTTTCAATTTCTTTTTTTAATTTTTCTATGGTATTTTTTAGACTGAGATCTTTTTTTATATCATTAGAGATTTTGTCGCAGGCATGAATTACTGTAGAATGATCTCTTCCGCCAAATTCTTCTCCTACTTTTGGAAGAGATAGATCTGTCATTTCACGGGATAGATACATGGCAATTTGTCTTGGATAAGCAATTGCTCTTGTTCTTCTTTTTGAATTAAAATCTTCTACTTTCATATTAAAATATTCTGCTACGACTTCTTTAATCATAGAAACCGTAATTTTCTTTGGATCATTTCCAGAGATAATATCTTTTAATGCTTCATTGGCCAAATCTATTGTAATATCTTGTCCTGTTAAGGAAGAGTAAGCAACAATTCGAATTAAAGCTCCTTCTAATTCTCTAATATTTGATTTTATTTTAGTAGCAATAAAATGCATGACTTCGTTAGGAACTTCTAGATTTTCTACAGTTGCTTTTTTTCTTAAAATTGCAATTCTAGTTTCTAGATCTGGAGGCTGTATATCTGCAATGAGACCCCATTCAAAGCGAGACCGAAGTCTATCTTCTAATGTTGGAATTTCTTTAGGAGGTCGATCGCTAGAAATAATAATCTGTTTATTTGCATCATGTAGTGCATTAAAAGTATGGAAAAATTCTTCTTGGGTACTTTCTTTGCCAGCAATGAATTGAATATCATCAACTAATAGTACATCGATATTTCGATAGCGTTTTCTAAATTCTACGTTTTTATCATCTCGAATAGAGTTGATTAATTCATTTGTAAATTTTTCTGAGGAAACATACATAACTTTTGCTTTTGGATTTTGGTTTAAAATATAATGGCCGATGGCATGCATTAAATGGGTTTTTCCTAACCCTACTCCTCCATAAATAAATAAGGGGTTATAAGCTTCAGCTGGAGCTTCCGCTACAGCTAGAGAAGCAGCATGAGCAAAACGGTTGCTGTTTCCAATAACAAAGGTTTCAAAAGTATATTTTTCATTCAGATTGGGAGAAGGAATTTCTTTGGAATAAGAAATATTGTCTTCTTGATATACTTCTTTTTGAATTTCTTCCGTAGGAATTTTAAAACTTACATGGATTTGTTCTCCTGTAACCTGTTGGAGTGCATTGGAAATTAAAACTACA contains the following coding sequences:
- the dnaN gene encoding DNA polymerase III subunit beta — encoded protein: MRIICSKNNLLNGFLTVQKAVSSRSSLPILEGILIEVEEKKIKLVATDLEIGIESYIEGEILEEGSVVLSSKIIVDLIRKLPDASVEIKTDENNRTWIQCASSEFVIQGQSGLDFPELPEVNNQQKIEIPQDLLKHMIRQTIFSVAVEETRPILTGALMEIKEDQISLVALDGYRLALRKGKTSNHENYFISEVIPGRTLNEISKILTEDEEMVQISKMGNHILFEVGKTNITSRLLEGEFINYKQIIPEEYKTRVKLSKNAFFDSCERAALLARQGKNNLIKMQLNQDTLVITSNAEIGKVHEEIPIELEGEELKIAFNSKYFIEALRNIDDEEIFLEFTTSVSPCVIKPTEGEYFTYLILPVRVIE
- the dnaA gene encoding chromosomal replication initiator protein DnaA — protein: MTSSLLNTWEKTLEIIKSELTEVSFNTWLKTIEPISYQNNKMVLGVPNDFTKGILEARYVVLISNALQQVTGEQIHVSFKIPTEEIQKEVYQEDNISYSKEIPSPNLNEKYTFETFVIGNSNRFAHAASLAVAEAPAEAYNPLFIYGGVGLGKTHLMHAIGHYILNQNPKAKVMYVSSEKFTNELINSIRDDKNVEFRKRYRNIDVLLVDDIQFIAGKESTQEEFFHTFNALHDANKQIIISSDRPPKEIPTLEDRLRSRFEWGLIADIQPPDLETRIAILRKKATVENLEVPNEVMHFIATKIKSNIRELEGALIRIVAYSSLTGQDITIDLANEALKDIISGNDPKKITVSMIKEVVAEYFNMKVEDFNSKRRTRAIAYPRQIAMYLSREMTDLSLPKVGEEFGGRDHSTVIHACDKISNDIKKDLSLKNTIEKLKKEIENK